In Labilithrix sp., a genomic segment contains:
- a CDS encoding VOC family protein, whose translation MRPTVHVSIDVPDLEAGLRFYGGVFGFVETARPFPTMAILDANNATVCMHAKAAGSKPAPAGDDVRRYERHWTPVHLDLHVEDFDASLARVGAEGGSIEAEYRDMGPRPVAFCSDPFGNGFCILGPKRA comes from the coding sequence GTGCGCCCCACGGTCCACGTCAGCATCGACGTCCCCGATCTCGAGGCCGGGCTCCGCTTCTACGGCGGCGTCTTCGGCTTCGTCGAGACGGCGCGCCCGTTCCCGACGATGGCGATCCTCGACGCGAACAACGCCACCGTCTGCATGCACGCGAAGGCGGCGGGATCGAAGCCGGCGCCGGCCGGCGACGACGTCCGCCGCTACGAGCGCCACTGGACGCCGGTCCACCTCGACCTCCACGTCGAGGACTTCGACGCCTCGCTCGCGCGCGTCGGCGCGGAGGGCGGCTCGATCGAGGCGGAGTACCGAGACATGGGCCCGCGCCCGGTCGCGTTCTGCAGCGACCCGTTCGGCAACGGCTTCTGCATCCTCGGCCCGAAGCGCGCCTGA